Proteins co-encoded in one Eremothecium sinecaudum strain ATCC 58844 chromosome VI, complete sequence genomic window:
- the PSO2 gene encoding DNA cross-link repair protein PSO2 (Syntenic homolog of Ashbya gossypii ADR250C; Syntenic homolog of Saccharomyces cerevisiae YMR137C (PSO2)): MRRSIVEVDRRTLRYKCRNRVARLRQSRLFEFDVPRTRNLLGSRSREVKKEIITIDDKEDEVVLIDDDGDDDDDDDDDDEADVDSCTTDGFAKCTSHVVSEGVTDLPGTFYVEPQIQCPICCKNLSQLPLYAREAHCDQCTTGEQPVVRKRQRNVPLTDVKMVKFRTLTVVVDGFMFMDHEDVKDYFLSHFHADHYQGICKSWNQGQLYCSQLTADLVMLKFQISSERLTILHPGKVYYITPEVRCTALDANHCPGALIFLFEEVDVHGNVRRSVLHTGDFRANNEIIQQISRITGGRPLDLVYLDTTYLNPYFHFPSQESVLEATAALALSINSKGLQAHFQDKQLSIMAFAKASVKVQSKFRYLYLVGAYSIGKERLAVAIAQKLNTKLYIARDSARYHMVMKYINWFPEGIITHDPFLSCVHLVSFEVLSSKDSINGYLHGFPSHLYNDVIGFKPTGWTFNSNSKYIPSDVIIERFKHDNERYKFVVDLLNNSKVDELTLDNFKTQYRPSKRYQMFKAPYSEHSSFKDLCNFGTSLEMLSIKSTVGLNDVDMHALWFNTWTIIRDSKDCII, translated from the coding sequence ATGAGAAGAAGCATAGTGGAGGTAGATAGGCGAACTCTACGATATAAGTGTAGAAATCGGGTTGCTCGTCTGCGGCAATCGCGTCTATTTGAGTTTGATGTTCCAAGAACGAGAAATTTACTTGGCAGCAGGAGTAGAGAAGTTAAAAAGGAAATTATTACAATAGACGACAAGGAGGACGAGGTTGTGCttattgatgatgatggtgatgatgatgatgatgatgatgatgatgacgaaGCTGATGTTGATAGTTGCACTACTGATGGTTTCGCAAAATGCACTTCGCATGTCGTCTCCGAAGGAGTTACTGACTTACCCGGCACATTTTACGTGGAACCTCAAATACAGTGTCCGATTTGTTGTAAAAATCTCTCACAGCTACCTCTTTATGCCCGTGAAGCTCATTGTGATCAATGTACTACAGGTGAGCAGCCTGTTGTACGAAAGCGTCAGCGTAATGTTCCGTTGACGGATGTTAAGATGGTAAAATTTAGGACTTTAACGGTAGTTGTTGATGGTTTTATGTTTATGGATCATGAAGATGTTAAAGATTACTTTCTTTCGCACTTCCATGCGGACCACTATCAAGGCATCTGCAAGTCGTGGAACCAGGGCCAATTATACTGCTCACAATTAACGGCCGATTTGGTCATGCTTAAGTTCCAGATATCCTCCGAGCGGCTAACTATCCTGCACCCTGGTAAAGTCTATTATATTACTCCAGAAGTTCGATGTACGGCTTTGGACGCTAATCATTGCCCTGGGGCTctaatatttttatttgaagaagtaGACGTACACGGAAACGTCAGGCGTAGCGTCTTGCATACTGGAGATTTCAGAGCTAACAATGAAATTATACAGCAGATCTCAAGAATTACTGGGGGACGGCCATTGGACCTGGTGTATCTTGACACCACGTATTTGAACCCCTACTTTCATTTTCCATCGCAGGAATCGGTTTTGGAGGCTACAGCTGCTTTGGCATTAAGCATCAACTCCAAAGGATTGCAAGCCCATTTTCAAGACAAGCAGCTTTCAATTATGGCTTTTGCGAAGGCTTCAGTTAAAGTGCAATCTAAATTTCGGTACCTGTATCTGGTTGGTGCTTATTCAATTGGTAAGGAGCGGCTAGCAGTTGCAATTGCACAGAAATTGAACACCAAGTTATATATTGCAAGAGATTCGGCGCGGTACCATATGGTAATGAAGTATATAAATTGGTTTCCTGAGGGCATTATTACACATGATCCATTTTTATCCTGTGTTCACCTTGTGTCATTTGAAGTTCTGTCCTCTAAGGACAGCATAAATGGGTATCTGCATGGGTTTCCATCACATTTGTATAATGATGTTATCGGTTTCAAACCCACAGGTTGGACGTTCAACAGTAATTCTAAATATATTCCTTCCGATGTAATTATTGAGCGCTTTAAACATGACAACGAAAGGTACAAGTTTGTGGTTGACCTTTTAAACAATTCGAAGGTGGATGAATTAACTCTAGACAACTTTAAAACGCAGTATAGGCCAAGTAAGCGATATCAAATGTTCAAAGCACCATATTCAGAACACTCCAGCTTCAAAGACCTTTGTAACTTTGGCACTAGTTTGGAAATGTTGTCTATAAAGTCAACTGTCGGATTAAATGACGTCGATATGCATGCACTATGGTTTAATACATGGACAATAATAAGAGACAGTAAAGACTGTATTATTTGA
- the ERG29 gene encoding Erg29p (Syntenic homolog of Ashbya gossypii ADR247W; Syntenic homolog of Saccharomyces cerevisiae YMR134W): MDVFKHTLIDKYWHYEGQLLDWTRKIPFLQQYTNNPISSRITLFLLLMGSLAFVNELYITIEMAFVQKETYQELRQRKLDEALRDHKLIVDDTFHGKEFLDEKSGIVIEEFESMANFFAKPVHVAHLFVRCTVKSSSINESDLPGEMTFHVEFSPEEYEMQRRTEFGTSLEVLRRKLYHLFKDTDSYRRLEKDHNVSFSISKNVKIFNTFDEELNTDLDDIQLCFLKLETGDTICCEFTL; encoded by the coding sequence ATGGATGTTTTCAAGCACACTTTAATTGATAAATACTGGCATTATGAAGGTCAACTTCTGGATTGGACTAGAAAAATACCTTTCTTGCAGCAATATACTAATAATCCAATTAGTTCACGGATAACCTTATTTCTGCTTCTAATGGGATCTTTGGCATTTGTGAATGAGCTATATATCACCATTGAGATGGCTTTTGTGCAGAAGGAAACTTACCAGGAGTTGAGACAAAGAAAATTAGACGAAGCGCTAAGAGATCATAAATTGATTGTAGATGATACCTTTCATGGCAAGGAGTTTTTAGACGAGAAATCTGGAATTGTTATAGAGGAATTCGAAAGTATGGCAAATTTCTTTGCGAAACCTGTCCATGTTGCTCATCTGTTTGTTAGGTGCACTGTAAAAAGCTCATCAATTAACGAGTCTGATTTACCAGGAGAAATGACATTCCATGTGGAATTTTCACCAGAAGAGTACGAAATGCAGCGTAGAACAGAGTTTGGCACATCTTTAGAGGTATTGAGGAGGAAATTGTATCATCTTTTCAAGGATACTGATTCGTACCGTCGTTTAGAGAAAGATCACAATGTGTCGTTCAGTATCTCAAAAAATGTGAAGATTTTTAATACATTTGACGAAGAGCTCAATACTGATTTAGATGATATTCAACTGTGTTTTTTGAAACTTGAAACTGGAGATACCATTTGTTGTGAATTTACCCTTTGA
- the MDH3 gene encoding malate dehydrogenase MDH3 (Syntenic homolog of Ashbya gossypii ADR252W; Syntenic homolog of Saccharomyces cerevisiae YDL078C (MDH3)) — protein sequence MVRVTVLGAAGGIGQPLSLLLKTSPLVSQLNLYDIRNVHGVAADISHVNTDSKVLAFQGNEELGAALAGAQLVVLTAGVPRKPGMSRDDLFSINAGIVQVLVTAFASHSPDACLLIITNPVNSTVPIAVETLKRLGKLRPNRVMGVTSLDVMRAQSFLKAALGPESNSISTVENSVTVVGGHSGPTIVPLMKNKDHQRRLRANNKYDDYIHRVQFGGDEVVKAKAGAGSATLSMASAGFCFSELVLRSIRREPIKPYPAFVYLGGLEGGAAAGAAIAAAASVGEAPDYFAVPVVLRDGEISSLDTTDFKNIDNAEGGLLKTAVEVLKDNIRKGRVFASKQTKL from the coding sequence ATGGTCAGAGTTACTGTTCTTGGTGCAGCAGGTGGAATTGGGCAGCCTTTATCGCTGCTTTTGAAAACGTCACCTCTCGTTTCGCAGCTTAACCTCTACGATATCCGTAATGTTCATGGTGTGGCGGCCGATATCTCCCACGTCAACACAGACAGCAAGGTTTTGGCCTTCCAGGGTAACGAAGAGCTGGGTGCCGCTCTCGCTGGCGCTCAACTGGTCGTTCTCACAGCCGGTGTTCCCCGTAAGCCCGGGATGTCACGTGACGATCTTTTTAGTATCAATGCAGGAATCGTGCAGGTGCTTGTCACAGCATTCGCAAGCCACTCTCCCGACGCTTGTCTGCTGATCATCACGAATCCCGTTAACAGTACGGTTCCGATCGCGGTCGAGACTCTCAAGCGTCTCGGCAAGTTGCGTCCAAATCGTGTGATGGGTGTTACCTCTCTAGATGTGATGCGCGCGCAGAGCTTTTTGAAGGCTGCTCTAGGACCCGAGTCCAACTCTATCTCTACTGTGGAGAACTCGGTCACTGTTGTCGGAGGCCATAGTGGTCCTACCATTGTTCCTCTAATGAAGAACAAAGACCACCAACGCAGATTACGTGCTAACAATAAGTACGACGACTATATACATCGTGTTCAATTTGGTGGAGACGAAGTTGTCAAAGCCAAGGCTGGAGCAGGTTCTGCAACATTATCCATGGCTAGTGCTGGTTTCTGCTTCTCGGAACTGGTTCTCCGCTCTATCCGCCGAGAGCCAATCAAGCCTTACCCGGCTTTTGTCTACCTAGGCGGTTTGGAGGGAGGCGCCGCTGCCGGAGCGGCTATAGCAGCAGCCGCTTCCGTGGGGGAAGCCCCTGACTATTTCGCAGTGCCTGTTGTATTGCGAGACGGAGAAATATCATCACTTGACACGACAGACTTCAAAAATATTGACAATGCCGAGGGCGGACTATTGAAAACTGCTGTCGAAGTACTAAAGGATAACATTAGAAAGGGAAGGGTGTTCGCCAGTAAACAAACGAAGTTGTAG
- a CDS encoding GSK family serine/threonine-protein kinase (Syntenic homolog of Ashbya gossypii ADR253W; Syntenic homolog of Saccharomyces cerevisiae YMR139W (RIM11) and YDL079C (MRK1)), with protein sequence MDINHITNPKVTKQVCRGHCGAAEDETVEITYPATEVVGHGSFGVVFTTVIEQTGEKVAIKKVLQDRRFKNRELEIMKLLQHVNVVDLRYHFYECESHTDEVYLNLILEYMPQSLYQRLRQFVSGRTPMPRDEIKVYMFQLFKSLNYLHRVTGVCHRDIKPQNLLVDPDTFQLKLCDFGSAKQLKPTEPNVSYICSRYYRAPELIFGAVNYTTQIDVWSTGCVMAELLLGQPMFPGESGIDQLVEIIKILGTPTRSEICAMNENYSDHKFPQIKPIPLNKVFKREDATTVQLLTEVLQYDPTKRYNALVALCSPYFDSITGCTDVQHGEWKDVINSLRLMQFTLQEFSNLSSLEESLVHSKLMRNQR encoded by the coding sequence ATGGACATCAATCACATTACGAACCCAAAAGTCACGAAGCAGGTATGTAGAGGTCACTGTGGGGCGGCTGAGGATGAAACGGTTGAAATTACATATCCTGCAACCGAGGTGGTCGGGCATGGCTCGTTTGGTGTTGTGTTTACCACTGTTATTGAACAGACGGGCGAAAAAGTGGCTATCAAGAAAGTTTTGCAGGACCGGCGCTTTAAAAACCGTGAGCTGGAAATCATGAAGTTGCTTCAGCATGTAAATGTTGTGGATTTGCGGTACCACTTTTATGAATGCGAATCGCACACCGACGAGGTGTATTTGAATTTAATTCTAGAATATATGCCTCAATCGCTTTACCAAAGACTAAGACAGTTTGTTTCCGGTAGGACACCTATGCCACGCGATGAGATTAAGGTTTATATGTTTCAGCTTTTTAAGTCTTTAAACTATCTTCACCGCGTGACTGGCGTATGCCACAGGGATATAAAACCGCAGAATCTTTTAGTCGACCCCGATACATTTCAGTTGAAACTATGTGATTTTGGCTCAGCTAAGCAGTTGAAGCCCACGGAGCCTAACGTTTCATATATTTGTTCAAGATATTATCGAGCACCTGAATTGATTTTTGGAGCTGTAAATTACACAACGCAAATAGACGTATGGTCTACAGGATGCGTTATGGCAGAGCTATTATTAGGCCAACCAATGTTCCCTGGGGAATCAGGAATTGATCAGTTGGTCGAAATTATCAAGATACTGGGCACTCCGACACGTTCCGAAATCTGTGCCATGAACGAGAACTACTCCGACCATAAGTTCCCGCAAATTAAACCAATTCCATTAAACAAGGTATTTAAACGCGAAGATGCAACCACAGTTCAGCTGCTAACAGAAGTGCTGCAATACGACCCCACAAAACGTTACAATGCACTAGTTGCCCTTTGCAGTCCTTATTTTGATAGTATTACAGGTTGTACTGACGTCCAACACGGCGAATGGAAAGACGTGATAAATTCATTACGCCTCATGCAATTTACTTTACAAGAGTTTAGTAATTTAAGTAGCTTGGAGGAGTCTCTGGTGCATTCCAAGCTCATGCGGAACCAGAGGTGA
- the GAT2 gene encoding Gat2p (Syntenic homolog of Ashbya gossypii ADR249W; Syntenic homolog of Saccharomyces cerevisiae YMR136W (GAT2)) → MSIATTPPITFTRTAAQLTGPSIEDTNKRTAPRTQLIPSSKTSFATPPLMVKSQMNRNINDTLEPTVARRVSLPSLNNLLSYSNTPFNERENLEKVSEGDSASAENSPGRAGTEWGHSATTGKRSFTKESDSKFTPRALPSVPRASNIVAVDPAYYDQRRESLEFLADTALNSSKSSSINNITPEGPNAKLSEEDSNTSNSNAQYLELIAQILALKNSMFQNLPSWPIGETGPIPLIKSVPKAELQQLLADARGLTSTTRDLLLLKLKYELHSGEREGSATETNIKAKEEGLPVTLPGVVELTSNSLSASENLSHTQLPNPLPRMTMQPPKSLAEYTFRRGSFNPGDRDWGSHAPGFRFPSASGSSYGSQSYEPMDRTVYPVSHNQHPLAQNEYRRRSISGPMRGGTYTVSLKPYHQQEQLRQHPGYGPLQHDNTMSQRTLPALRRNPEDPHLGLPPAPPTFHRLSMAQSNVPFSNSVSRPILPMQTHKHVLSEPSLSTMANAANSNTPAPLPPKTPNKRKRQRRSGSNSTAGGSGSNVGVCLHCQEKDTPEWRRGPYGNRTLCNACGLFYNKLIKKFGARDANIMMHYRRKILPDDRRVPDAVELPDSFVKMLDQRNDLDEQYAVIQSQ, encoded by the coding sequence ATGAGTATTGCCACTACTCCTCCAATTACTTTTACAAGGACTGCGGCCCAGTTAACCGGCCCTAGTATAGAGGACACTAATAAGAGAACTGCACCAAGGACACAGTTAATACCTTCTTCTAAAACATCATTTGCTACGCCTCCATTGATGGTAAAATCGCAAATGAATAGGAATATCAATGACACACTTGAACCTACTGTAGCAAGAAGAGTCAGTTTGCCAAGTCTTAACAATTTATTAAGTTATAGCAATACGCCCTTCAATGAGCGCGAAAATCTGGAAAAAGTAAGTGAAGGAGATTCAGCGTCAGCGGAAAATTCACCTGGCCGAGCTGGCACGGAATGGGGCCATTCTGCGACGACCGGTAAGCGGAGTTTTACCAAGGAATCTGATTCCAAATTTACTCCGAGGGCGCTTCCAAGTGTACCGCGGGCAAGTAATATCGTTGCAGTAGATCCTGCCTATTATGACCAGCGTCGTGAGTCATTGGAATTTCTCGCTGACACCGCTCTAAACAGCAGTAAAAGCAGCAgtattaataatattaCACCAGAGGGGCCCAATGCTAAACTCAGTGAAGAAGATTCTAATACAAGTAATAGCAATGCACAATACCTCGAACTGATTGCGCAAATCCTTGCGTTGAAGAATTCTATGTTCCAAAACCTACCTTCTTGGCCAATTGGTGAAACAGGACCTATACCGTTAATAAAGAGTGTACCAAAGGCTGAGCTACAGCAATTATTGGCAGATGCAAGAGGACTCACTTCTACCACTAGAGATTTATTATTACTCAAACTGAAGTATGAATTACATAGTGGTGAAAGGGAAGGTTCTGCTACGGAGACTAATATCAAAGCTAAGGAAGAGGGACTGCCAGTGACTCTTCCAGGCGTGGTAGAATTAACCTCAAACTCACTTTCCGCCTCCGAGAATTTGTCTCACACGCAGCTACCAAATCCATTGCCCAGAATGACAATGCAGCCTCCCAAATCGCTTGCAGAGTATACATTTCGGAGAGGCAGCTTTAATCCTGGGGACAGAGACTGGGGCAGTCATGCACCGGGTTTTAGATTTCCAAGTGCTTCCGGCTCTAGTTATGGATCACAAAGTTACGAACCAATGGACCGTACCGTATATCCCGTTAGTCATAATCAACATCCATTGGCCCAAAATGAGTACCGTAGGAGAAGTATCAGTGGCCCCATGAGGGGTGGCACATATACTGTATCCTTAAAACCTTATCATCAGCAGGAACAACTGCGACAGCATCCCGGCTATGGCCCACTGCAGCATGATAATACAATGTCACAAAGAACTTTACCCGCTCTGAGGCGGAATCCGGAAGATCCTCATTTAGGATTACCTCCTGCACCTCCTACATTTCATCGACTGTCAATGGCTCAAAGCAACGTTCCCTTTAGTAATTCGGTGTCAAGACCTATATTACCAATGCAGACGCATAAGCATGTACTGTCTGAACCATCGCTGTCAACAATGGCAAATGCCGCTAACTCCAATACTCCTGCGCCACTACCACCCAAGACCCCAAATAAACGTAAAAGACAACGAAGATCAGGTTCTAATAGTACTGCAGGGGGCAGTGGCTCAAATGTTGGGGTATGTTTACACTGTCAAGAAAAAGATACTCCAGAATGGAGAAGAGGCCCTTACGGGAACCGGACTTTGTGTAATGCATGTGGACTATTCTACAATAAGTTAATTAAAAAGTTTGGGGCGCGAGACGCCAATATTATGATGCACTATAGGAGGAAGATTCTACCAGATGACAGGCGGGTACCAGACGCCGTGGAACTTCCAGATTCCTTTGTAAAAATGTTGGATCAAAGAAATGATCTAGACGAACAGTATGCGGTTATACAATCGCAATAG
- the THI3 gene encoding branched-chain-2-oxoacid decarboxylase THI3 (Syntenic homolog of Ashbya gossypii ADR254W; Syntenic homolog of Saccharomyces cerevisiae YDL080C (THI3)) produces the protein MSTYRAQNNVPPFIPLSQYLLHRLKQLGVTTIFGLPGEHNAPLINQIYQIPSMTWCGNTNELNASYAADGYARIKRLSCLITTFGVGEMSVLNGVAGAFAEHVPILHIVGMPPSSAQLKQLLLNHTLGKTDYDVFHRLASDICCYSAVIKDAETAMAIIEKCIGMCYSKQRPVYCGIPVNFINAMTSSHLLDIPLEVDNFVDDPSVDNLVELTLEKLYAAKHPLIMADGCAIRHDCLSELRQLATVTGFPLCATPMGKTAFDEQDRRYAGVYTGTISSPQVREVVDFSDFILVVGAMAIDFATSSFHFYYKTKNIIFLFDTFAKVTIGSKMYPDLRLKYVMQTLVCRLDRSRINYIHEAIPESIQFRVLPDPNTPLRQEWLWARMAQWFQEGDVIITETGTSGLGINQIKLPSNAKIISQPLWGSVGFSVGACLGVLIAVREEIMNGCRQPGSRTILFVGDGALQLTAQELSTIIRFHLTPFIFVVNNKGNSVDRLLNRKKLGTSPNYYDLQQWDNLALIPTFGATEYDTTRVSKVGQLDQLLNDLNFAQNSILKMVEILLPSMDGPQVLMDIIPESI, from the coding sequence ATGTCAACATATAGGGCACAGAACAATGTGCCGCCATTTATACCATTGTCGCAGTATTTGCTTCATCGACTTAAACAGCTCGGCGTAACAACAATTTTCGGTCTTCCGGGAGAACATAATGCGCCTTTAATTAATCAGATTTATCAGATACCGTCAATGACATGGTGCGGAAATACCAATGAGCTTAATGCATCCTATGCGGCGGATGGGTATGCAAGAATTAAGCGTCTCTCTTGTTTAATTACTACATTTGGGGTTGGTGAAATGTCTGTGCTGAATGGTGTAGCTGGTGCTTTTGCAGAACATGTCCCAATTTTGCATATTGTGGGGATGCCACCATCATCTGCACAGTTAAAACAACTGCTTCTTAACCATACTTTAGGAAAAACAGACTATGATGTGTTTCATAGGCTGGCAAGTGATATCTGTTGTTATTCGGCAGTTATTAAAGACGCGGAAACAGCTATGGCCATCATAGAAAAATGCATTGGCATGTGCTACTCGAAGCAAAGGCCTGTTTACTGTGGGATACCGGTCAACTTTATCAATGCGATGACTTCAAGTCATCTGTTGGATATCCCATTAGAGGTTGATAATTTCGTAGATGATCCCTCCGTTGACAATCTGGTGGAGTTAACTCTCGAAAAGCTTTATGCAGCTAAACACCCTCTAATAATGGCAGATGGGTGTGCTATAAGACATGATTGCCTGAGTGAATTGCGCCAACTTGCAACAGTAACAGGGTTTCCACTGTGCGCGACTCCGATGGGTAAAACAGCATTTGACGAACAAGACAGACGATACGCTGGCGTTTATACAGGAACTATATCTTCACCACAGGTTCGTGAAGTTGTGGATTTCTCTGACTTCATTCTAGTTGTTGGTGCAATGGCTATTGATTTTGCGACTTCCTCGTTCCATTTCTACTATAAGACTAAAAACATCATCTTCCTGTTTGACACATTTGCAAAGGTTACTATTGGTTCTAAAATGTATCCTGATCTGCGCTTGAAATATGTCATGCAAACCCTAGTTTGTCGGCTTGATCGTAGTCGCATCAACTACATCCACGAAGCGATTCCGGAAAGTATACAGTTTCGTGTTTTGCCAGATCCAAACACACCTTTACGCCAAGAATGGCTATGGGCACGCATGGCGCAGTGGTTCCAAGAGGGCGATGTGATCATCACTGAGACAGGGACTTCTGGGCTTGGTATCAACCAAATAAAACTCCCTTCTAATGCCAAGATAATTTCCCAACCTTTGTGGGGTTCTGTAGGGTTTTCTGTGGGCGCATGTCTTGGTGTTCTAATTGCAGTAAGAGAAGAAATTATGAATGGATGTCGACAACCTGGTTCCAGAACAATTTTATTTGTTGGTGACGGTGCTCTGCAATTAACTGCACAAGAACTAAGTACTATTATCAGGTTTCATCTGACGCCCTTTATTTTTGTGGTCAACAATAAGGGTAACTCTGTCGACCGTTTATTAAACCGCAAAAAATTGGGCACGAGTCCCAATTACTACGACCTACAGCAGTGGGATAATCTGGCTCTGATTCCTACTTTTGGGGCTACAGAGTACGATACAACAAGGGTATCCAAAGTTGGTCAGCTAGACCAACTATTGAACGATCTCAATTTTGCACAGAACAGCATTCTGAAAATGGTAGAGATTTTACTGCCTTCGATGGATGGACCGCAGGTTCTTATGGACATTATTCCCGAGAGCATTTAG
- the CIN4 gene encoding Arf family GTPase CIN4 (Syntenic homolog of Ashbya gossypii ADR251W; Syntenic homolog of Saccharomyces cerevisiae YMR138W (CIN4); no intron; ribosomal slippage at consensus CTTAGGC site exception): MGLLSIIKKQKAKDKELRSLVLGLDNSGKTTLVYKLLHPDSTQLPPITPTVGFQIHTLPMGPYNLQLWDIGGQSTLRPFWENYFDSTDLLLWCIDGFATDRLPESHRELCTILAERDRLGLQCAVIVLINKTDLLEDSTKIATVCGQVNQTLFDQLSPAIASRVTLLPCSAITGANLDTLPLVIQRIYSEKAGEAKNSSQPAIQK, from the exons ATGGGTCTGTTATCAATTATTAAGAAACAAAAGGCTAAAGATAAAGAGCTAAGGTCTCTTGTGCTT GGCCTAGACAATTCTGGTAAAACAACTTTGGTTTATAAGCTGCTCCACCCAGACAGCACACAGTTACCTCCCATAACACCTACTGTGGGATTCCAAATACATACTCTACCAATGGGGCCTTACAATCTCCAACTATGGGATATTGGCGGCCAATCGACACTGCGTCCCTTCTGGGAGAATTACTTTGACTCTACTGATCTCTTGCTTTGGTGTATTGACGGTTTTGCGACGGACCGACTTCCCGAATCTCACCGAGAGTTGTGTACAATCCTAGCTGAAAGGGACAGATTAGGACTCCAATGCGCGGTCATCGTACTAATAAATAAGACTGATCTACTAGAGGATTCTACAAAAATAGCAACGGTATGCGGCCAAGTAAATCAAACGTTATTTGATCAACTTTCGCCAGCGATAGCTTCACGAGTGACTCTTCTGCCGTGTTCCGCGATCACAGGTGCAAACCTAGACACCCTCCCGTTGGTAATACAGCGTATATATAGTGAAAAAGCTGGTGAAGCGAAGAACTCATCTCAGCCGGCGATACAAAAATAA
- the GID8 gene encoding glucose-induced degradation complex subunit GID8 (Syntenic homolog of Ashbya gossypii ADR248C; Syntenic homolog of Saccharomyces cerevisiae YMR135C (GID8)): MTNFKSTYERKSFSKQEWNEVVVASALPYDTLKTNIGEEKVVEPSIPYLLLNYFVVMAYEESSMRMARELNIVRNTKEANEFNKVYMIKERAHARELIKRGKILEAMEEINKKFGVETLENIDSGIGSGRGKALQGEDLHFKLLLLSLIELIRRHHQNPPQSEEESNQFILDLIQYTQEKLAMKAISHKEYMKELELVMTLLLFPMEAVKDQDGNSIKVPKSLRRLYSLSLRSKIAELVNRKLLQKIHPQIALACAKGGYPDLLGCNVADKNLAHFNDLLKSRAKEDISLNLTKDSLAGMKDIPEGSLGKNTWNENSWASTSRMLQEQNLKQNINPLEDRPQMEYQVKLVQVMKLWAWCENQLHGNDIGVPRVESNS; the protein is encoded by the coding sequence ATGACTAATTTTAAATCAACTTATGAGCGAAAAAGCTTCTCTAAACAAGAATGGAATGAAGTTGTTGTTGCTTCAGCTTTACCATATGATACCTTGAAAACTAATATAGGCGAAGAAAAGGTTGTTGAGCCAAGTATTCCCTATTTACTATTAAATTACTTTGTGGTTATGGCTTATGAAGAGTCTAGTATGAGAATGGCTAGGGAATTGAATATCGTTCGCAATACCAAAGAGGCCAATGAGTTTAACAAAGTTTACATGATTAAAGAACGTGCTCATGCCAGGGAATTGATAAAGAGGGGTAAGATTTTGGAGGCTATGGAGGAAATTAACAAAAAATTCGGTGTGGAAACGCTTGAGAACATTGATTCTGGTATTGGTTCCGGGCGTGGGAAAGCATTACAGGGTGAAGATTTACATTTCAAGCTTTTGTTATTGAGTCTTATTGAATTGATTAGGCGCCATCATCAAAATCCGCCCCAATCGGAAGAGGAATCTAATCAATTTATCTTGGACCTCATACAATATACACAAGAGAAATTGGCCATGAAGGCAATTTCACATAAGGAATACATGAAAGAGCTTGAATTGGTTATGACTTTATTGTTGTTTCCAATGGAGGCCGTTAAGGACCAAGATGGAAATAGTATCAAGGTTCCTAAAAGCCTAAGGAGGTTATATTCCTTATCGCTTAGGTCTAAGATCGCGGAACTGGTAAATAGGaagcttcttcaaaaaaTACATCCTCAAATTGCACTTGCTTGTGCTAAGGGCGGTTATCCGGATCTCCTAGGCTGCAATGTAGCTGACAAAAATCTAGCACATTTTAACGATCTTCTAAAGTCCCGTGCTAAAGAAGATATTTCATTAAATCTAACAAAGGATTCCCTCGCCGGTATGAAGGATATTCCGGAGGGATCGCTAGGAAAGAATACCTGGAATGAAAATAGTTGGGCCTCTACTAGTCGTATGCTTCAAGAACAAAACTTAAAGCAAAATATTAACCCCCTAGAGGATAGGCCACAGATGGAGTACCAAGTAAAGTTGGTTCAAGTAATGAAATTATGGGCATGGTGTGAAAATCAGTTACATGGAAATGACATCGGTGTACCAAGGGTAGAAAGTAATTCGTAG